The nucleotide window AGGATAGTTCATATGCATACATCTTTTTCATGTGCGTTTTTCTTCTATATTCGAGGAAAAGGCaacaaaatatttattgtaaaagAATTTCTAACTCAAAAAGAGGGACCAAATTTAAAGTACGAGAACCTGACCATCCAATTTGAACGCTATAACATTTTTTTGCAGTTAATTCACGTGCAGCAATAGAACTTTTCTTACAATAATACTAAAGTCACGAAATTATTTGCTATCACATTAATGAAATTATACTTTATTCACTGTAATAACTATGTCCAATCATTTAGCAAAGAAATGACCGAAAAATCAAATATTTGACGATAGATAatcattttctcctttttttttgtttcgttTAGATACTGTAAGTTCATAAAATATGGGTTGTCAAACAATTTTACAGGTGAATTTCTTTTATTGTCAGTCATTTGTATGTTTTAAGCTAGAAATTTGACCTTTTGATCATTTATTCTTTTAAAACGCTCACATAATTCAATTACTTTGAATTGACAAAAAACAATAGTGATTTTACAATAAACTTCAAGTTGTTTTAATGTGACAAAAGATGATTTTCTTGattttgctattataataatcatTCATGAAATTAACCGCATTTTTCATCCATGAAACTACTAGAAAATAGAATGTTAACCTCGTATGACTTGACTAATCTTTTTTGGTCCAATATCTTCGTGAGAATATAggcaaatgtttttttttttctatttaaaaaacACCTACGTTTTCCACACtttgacaagaggggttgctctgatggtaagcaacctccacttccaaccaagaggttgtgagttcgagtctcccaagagcaaggtgggaagttcttggagggaaggatgtcgggggtcacCCCACtaagtggaattatactgggttgttgttgttgttgttttgttttcCACACTTACTGTTTTCAAATTCATTTCattttttgaagattttgagACGGGGTGATCTCAAATTTCATTGTGTGAGCCAGAAATTACAATGTTCAGCCTAAAATTAGTACACGTCATCTGCCATTGTTGCCTCAATAAGGAATAATGTTGTCTTATAGTAATATGAATGAGAGCCAAGTTACTGGAATTAAAGGTAGCAATATATGTAAGGACGTTTCATATCTTCCGTCTATAATTTCAGTGTTACGATAAATGATTGAATAAACTACAGTAGCTAACAATAGTGCAACTGTGTGTTAATTCGACAGAATAACCAACTACTGAATAGTGAGCGCTCATAATCAACAATTAAGCAGTACAACCTTTTTCTATTAACTCTATCATTATCCTATCCCCACAAACATTTGGATCATCACAATTTGCACCCTCGCTGAATGTCTTAAAGCATGAAAATCCTTATCAGAATGCCAGAAACTGCGTTTATTCATAAAAGGAGGTCATTGGGAGATGATTCACAATTAAAAGGAATAACACTGAAGCAGCGCAGAAATGTTAACTTTTCTATGGTACTAGAGCCCATTACGGTTAATATCCTCTTTATATTTACAAAGGGCCGTCACTCTGCACTTGCAAGCTAAATAAAAATTGAGACAAGAAACACCTAACAAAATTATAAACCCTGTATCCTTATGAACATGTTGTAAGCCTACCGCATCCATGTGAATAACTATAATGTACACCGTTATTGGTAATCTCACCCTACTTGTTGCCGAGCCCCCCAAAGAAAAGCAGAGGTGTATTACCGCGTTTTGTTTCAGGCATTGCCTGCTCTTTTTGTGAAACAGAACCTTTCTGCTGTTCCTTTTCTGGGAAAGGAAATGAAAGAGAAAGGGAGAGAGAAGCAGAGACATCCTCCACCTCCTCCACTCTAATTGCTTCCTTAGCTGAAGAAGGGTCCTGAATGACTCTCTTGTCTACTTTCCCAACTAAAAAGGGTGGGATTCCCTGAGTCAGCGAATGTGTCTCAGCACCTTGGTCTTGAATGATTTTCTTGTCTAATTTCCCAACTAAAAAGGGTGGGATTCCCTGTGTCAGCAAATTTGACTCACCACCTAACGCTAGCTCAAGATTAGGGACTCTATCGCTAAGCCGATCATTATCTGAATGATGCATTTGCCAAGGTGCTGACCTAGCCTCAACAGGATGTGGATCGACAGGGAAGAAATATCTTGCAGCACTCCCTGAGCACTCCGGGATAGCTGCTTTACTCAGAGCTTCATCACACCCTGTATCCGGAAGATAGGGTCCATAAGAGGAACCATGCATCCGTGACAAAAAATCATCACTGGAACAACTAGTTTGCTCGCTATTACCATATGATCCACCAACACTAGTCTTCAATTTTTTGTCGTAGGGTGCCTTTTCAACTACAATGTCATTATCATTAAAACTTCGGGTTGCCAGATTAACTCCAGAGTCAACAGATTGCATCACTGTCTCCACGGAACGTGGACGTTTCAGGTGGTTCAGCATATCACTATTAAGCACCTTCCGTGTTGGTTCAGTAGTTGCACTTCCGCTCGTTTCAGATGCTTCTTCATCCTTATACTCATCCTCCAGATTTATCTCAAATTTCCTACCATTTGTGCTACCAAAGCCCTTCTCCGTGCTGCCCATAGAAGCTTTCTCCTGCATACGGCCTGGAGCTTCATCAACAGAATGGGATGGCCTCTGTCTATCAACTAAAGAACCACATTCCATTGGCACTGGTTCAGTTATACTAACATTTGTCCAAGTATTGGCAGCTGGAGTAGAACTACTTTGCAATTCCGATTTGCATTCCTGTCCAGCATCTCCGACCTAAAAGAGTGTTAATGATGTGCATTAGGAACAAGCAGCAGCAACGTAAATGAACTAGTTTTTAAGCAGCAGAGTAAGGGAAAATCTTCCGTATAAACATTCAAGGAATGAAAACAGGGAGGACCCCCACCCCACCCAAGCCACTGGTTGCAGGCTTAGGACGAACACTTTTGCACAACTTGATCCCACTAGGTAAAGGCAATATATCAAGCCACTAGAAGAATTTTAAAAAGCGAGTGAGCAATACAGAACTGTGGACATGGTCCACTTGTGGTCCCTACACGATGACCAGGGCCGTTGGCCTAAAAGAGGCCAAATCTTTTGGACCAATTATGCTGCCAATAGGTATTGATCCAGAAAAATAAAACCCATATAACTGCAGCATGAAGGATAGATTAGACatgattttgaagaaaagaaatttGAGCTGACACTCACTactaagaaaaaaagaaacataAGAAATATTTGTGAATAACAAGTTAAACCTACTACCATATCCACTACATAGCAGCAGGTTGACCATTAAGGGACAACTAGCATGCGACAAGATAAACAACCATAGAGTTTTTCTTCTTTAGTTTCATTTGTCATTGAGAACTTCTTCCTAACTTCAATCCTAGCAAAAAAATGATTGATGGTGGCCCTCTGGTATAACCGTGGTACCTTTATAGGTTTATTAGGTTTGAAAAGCCATCACTGACATGACAACTAACTAGCAGGGAAGCATATTAAAACAGTGACAACGAAACACAAAAACTAGGGTTGACAATATACACAAGAGAACTAAATCAGATGTACTGACATGAGGAAAACAACGTGCAACAGCTAAATAAGCTATGCCAAATCTAAGTGAAGCGGGACAATTGCAAAGCCTGAAATAATAGCCAATTACCTATTCCAACTTCGAGCATTAGATGTGAGCAACAAATGAATGATATGGACTTAATAGCACATGGCACAATTCAACTATATCCTAAGCGTAAACAAATAGAAGTCCAAGATTTTATCCCTGTTAAGTCATAGATGACCCAAATGAAAGATTGAGGTAGAGACTCTCAGTGGGTCGCCCAAGCCAATTACAGCGTTTTGGGACATAATGAGAATACATCCATAAGAAAATGTTGTGATCCATCTAAGAATCAGTATAACAAGTCTAGATATCAAGTCAAATGACTCAAGTGCTCTCAATGATCCTTACACCAGCCAAAAGAGAGGAAATGATACTAGCAAGAAATGTGCAAACCTAAAAGAAAAAGATATAAACTCTGAAAAATCAAGCCATAATGACATCATTCATCACTTGAAGCAACAAATGCCAGAATTGGGCTGCATTTGGACTTTGAGTTGATATATGACATGTTTTTTATCCTACCttattgttaaaaaaaaaatgatatatGACATGTTATTTACAAACTAGAAAATCAATGCTGACTAGGATTTGTTTGTAAGGTCGCCAGTTCAACAGCAAAAACCAGGATTGGCAAGACCTTAACAACGAAACACAGAATAAGTACTTTTTCTTAAAGGCAAGAATTAAAAAGCACAATAAGCACTGAATAGCAAGTCACTGAAGCAACCAAGCAGACAACATACTAGAGTCACAAAAGGAACTCAAAGCAGCACTGGACTGGAACTATCTCTGTGAGAGTGTGTGTGTgcctgtttttcttttctttttttgggttGGGTTGTTTGGGGGGGAGGAGTTGGGGCTGGCACTCTAGTGCAACGTGTGTAACTGTGTATGAACAAAATGAGTTTCAAATTCACACACTGACTCTTTCCAAATCTTGTTTAATAGGAAATTTTCTACTTCATTGCCTTGGGAACTCCTTGCTCTCTCACTTCTCCTCTCAAGTTTTCTCCTATAATGGAATCATAGCCTCCTTGTTCACATGTACCCAAAAAGAACATCCCAGATAGAAATAGAGGGTAAATACAAATGCCCCACCACCTACTAGAAACCATATTGCATTCAAAAGACAATAAGCAGGAAACAACTAATCAAATTTGTTCTAGAATTACAAAACTGAACCATTGAACAGCGGTTGGCGAACCCTTCTATGCAAACATGATGAAGTTAAAACAGCACCTGGAAAATGCCATATCGTCTCCTCCCTGGGGAAGAATTCAACTGGCTAGTTGGTACAATTGTGACGGAGCTAGGCTCCAGGTGCTCCACGTTTACGGCTACAGAGTCACCTTTGCAAACTTGGGATGCTTTCGAATCAACATTTCCATTGACCAATGGACAACCAGACTCCTTTGAAGCAATTACCTCAACATCCATGGTAACATTATCACTCGCAGCATTGTCGACAGGGCCGAGACAACGTACATTCTCTGGAAAAAGCATGCTTGACTTTGGAATAGCCTGGGGTAGAGGAAATGGCTTTCCAGTTGCCTGCATATGTTGCACACAACTTGCCTTCTTTACCCTAAAGACACCCCATAGGAAGAACATCATATTCCACCCTGCATAAACAAGATGATCAgaataagcaaaaacaaagagCAATTTTCTCCATCTCATTTGCATTAAGTATCTTCCAGAGCATAAGTTTGCATTAATGCATGTGTGCAATTTCAACAACCTACAGATCATTCATCACCACATGTGAATGAACTGAAATGCGCTGACCAGTATACCCACAATTGCATAGAAGCAAGTAAAGAGTAGCTAATGTAGCAAGCAGAAAAGCAGTATCTGCTTAAACAAAAATTGAAAGTATTCAGCAAATGTTGATAAAAGAAGTTACAGAAGACGAGTTCTTCTATTTTTGGCACCGGGGTACAGGATCAGAAACTTCACAAAATCCTAATCCATCCATATCCAGTAACTCATTTGCATTAAGTATCTTCCAGAGCATAAATTTGCATTAATGCATGTGTGCAATTTCAACAACCTACAGATCATTCATTACCACATGTGAATGAACTGAAATGCGCTGACCAGTATACCCACAATTGCATAGAAGCAAGTAAAGAGTAGCTAATGTAGCAAGCAGAAAAGCAGTATCTGCTTAAACAATAATTGAAAGGGAAGTATTCAGCAAATGTTGATAAAAGAAGTTACAGAAGACGAGTTCTTCTATTTTTGGCATCGGGGTACAGGATCAGAAACTTCACAAAATCCTAATCCATCCATATCCAGTAACTCCATATAGCAAAGCAAGGTAATAGAATGTGAATCAAGTCTGTCACAGTCCATAGAGCCTCATGCTTGAAATAAAATTACGAGATAATGCTTAAAAATATAAAGTAGCTATGAATAACATTAAAAATGTCAAAGCACAGCAtatatcaagttcaaggaagtATCTCACAAAATGCAATCATCCTTACGTTGAGATTTTTCAGGAAGTCGGTTAGATGGGAATATCAGCAGCTCAACACCTTCAAGATTCGCTTTGAGAGCCATGTCATTCCTAATCATATTCTCCAGCAAAGTTTTATAGCACCTCTCGTAGCTGAGAATACCATCAATTTCAGATCGAAAACCTAGATAATACAGGTGGGACACCCAATTTATTGAAAGCAAGAAAGCTTAGGAGGAATAGCAAAATTTTACCTCCCAATGTCTCTAGCAAAAAAGAACAGTGCAATATTATCTTCTGTGACACCATACTCCTGAAATTGTATTGGCCAAGTGCTCAACCGTGAAACCTCGTTAAAGAGGACCTTTTGAGGAAATTTGTTTACTGTGTCAAGAACTTTGGGCGATGCACAACTTGATAAATGAGCCTGAATTCCATCACACAAGTCAAGAGTTCTCCCATTCTTCTGAACCTCAAAAGCACCCCTGAACAAAAAGTATGCGTAAACAACTGCTTCCGAAATGCAATAAAATCTCACAACTACAACCAATTATAAACCCCAAGGGAAAAACTACAAAAATTAAGATAAAGGTGGACATCATACTGCCATATATATTCATGCTCTGGAATTGCTGTCCTCGAAAGTATTGCAATTGCTGCTTGAGAATATCTATCTAAATCAACAAGTGAAGACTTTTCGTCAGATGGAAGAATAGGGACCGCATTCCCTGCTCTGCTAAGAGCTTCAGCGGCAAGCACTGACAGCTGCCTCATATTGCTGATTTCCTGTTTATAGGAGCCAGTCATAGAGTTCGATGAAAGCCCATAGCCTTCTTCATTGGTAGGTAAAATTCTTCTGCCACTCGAACCAGATGGTAGATCTTGAGCCGTTGTTTCAGAATTTGTGTTTGACATAGCCAAATCATCAGACTGGTCAAAAACCCTATTCTTACGGCAAATTCCAGGCTTCCTTAGCATAGCAGCCTCAATTGCAGCTTTCAGATCGCTGGTGCCATTTGGGGCCTCTTTAGAATTTTTTACAGCAGAAACATCAGACGTGGATAAATCAGGCCCGTCAGCAGTGCAACTTTCTGTCAAGTGACCGCTTCCTTTACACCTCTGGCAGAAAAGTGACTTCGTACCAGTTCCACTGTGTTTTAAGCGTCTCCCAGAATTCTCCCTTATTCTCTCACCAACATTTTTTGTTTCCCTCTGCTGGGACACCCCATCCAACAGACCTTCACCAGTGTTGGATGTTGGTCTCTCAGCAATATAAGAGATCGACGAAGGATCATCCCTTGCATTACTCTGGTTAGGCCTCTGATCAGAGCTACTAATTTTATTGGCAGCGGGAACTCCAGTGGAGATGGATGTGAGTGATATCTGCTTCTTAGCTTCATCTGATTCACGTAGACCAAAAGATACGTCATGAAATGACTATTAAAAGTAAAAGGCTTTAACTCCCACCCCCTCGCAGAAAATTATGAGTAAAGGATTGAAATACAGAAGGCACATCAATGCAAAGCCACTCTACCTGAATGAACAGATACTTCTGGAGTCCTACGAGCAACAGCACCAGATGATTTCAATAACGACACAGGTTTGCTGTCAAGCTGACCTGGTCTAGAATCACGGTTATTACTTGAGGAAAAAAGTGGAGAAGGATCACCTCGAAATGCTGATCTTTGCTCAGTTTTAGAAGGAACAGAAGTACCAGAAGAACGTTCTGATCTAAAAGAACTCTTCCTTTCAAATGGATTTCGTTCTTTTGTCTGCATTTGTCCTTTGTCCTGAGCAGGGGAAAACTTAGGGGATAACATCTTAACCTTTGCTTCAGAGACATTGTTGCGGCTTGTGCTTATGGATCTAAATGACATAGATTTGCTCATTGATCGGATCGAACTCTCTTTCACATCAAGACCAGCAGATTCATTAACCAATTTCTGCTTCGGCAGGAAACCTTCATCTACAAGTTGCACTTTTCGTTTTGCAGCCAGGGAACTGAAAGAATTAGACTTTGAAAAGGTGCCTGCAGGTAGAAAAAAGAATCCAGCTTAATTAGTAACGCAATACTATGAGCCGTACAAAGTGGCTAAAAGTTTAGAGAATTCAGAGAATCTCTTAGTAATTGGAGAAGGTATGATCCAAGCCAATTTCGATAAAATTACCTCTAGCAGTTTGGAGCCGTGGCCCCCACGCTGGAGTATCATGAACAGAAAGACCTCCAGAAGAGATCTGATTAACGGATTTCAACTTCCCCTTATCTGAGTTCTTAAATGAACTTTCACGGGAAAGTGCAGTAAGTCTGTTGGGACTTAGTGTTTTTGGTGATACCGAAGCTGGCTCAAAGGCCTGCTTCTTTGCCACAGAAGAAACTTCACTATCATCCATACGCCTCTTGCCAGATATTTTAGTATCAGAAGCTGTTTCCCCATCAGCATCAGAAGGTTTTGCTTCTGTTTTTATTGTGACGCCTGTATCGTCAATAGCAGTTTGTCCAGTATGATAACTTTTTCTGTATCCATCAAACTTCACAGATTTATCACCTTTCCGATTTTTCATTTCCTCGTCAAATTTGCATTCCTCACACATCCAATCCCCTTCTGGAACTTTTTGTAACATCTCTCGCATGCAATACCTAGGATAAAGCAACATTTTCATTAACCACAACACAAGGAACAAAAATGAACACGTGGAGATAAAATGAATTAGAGGCTTACGTATGTTCCGCACCATCTGTACACTTGCAACATATGGCAAGTAAATCCTCCCGACCAGCATCTCCACATATATCACAAACTTTCACCTGTAATTGGCAACGAAATTACACCGGCAATTTCAAAGGGGAAAAAGGAGGGTCTTACATACAAATTTACGAACTAGGAAGAAGTAACAGCTACAAAATTCGCACAATAAGGCAGCATGATTTCCCATACTAGAAAAACAAGACATGCCAAATTCATCACTTATGTGCATAAGAAAAGAGAAATGTGTGCCTCAAATAAAGATGGAAACAAAAGTCACATGCATAGCACTAATTCATGCATTGTAATAAGTAATAGTATTGAGAAAACATCTTCCTGCTAAAGGAATTTCAGATGACACCTTAATTTATTAAACCTTTTTTGGCGAAAATGAATCTGGACGACTAATCTAAACAAACAAAGAACCAACGAAGCAGTTGTTGCAGATCAGGGACCGCTTGTTTTTTTAGTGTTCATATATAGAAGTTAATCGATTTGACCATCCATTTGAAGTGCAACTATTCATTAGTTTTCTGCTCAAcagtttttcctttgttttttgaAGTAGCAGTTTTTCCTGTTTTGATCTAATAACCCCTGTCTGATACACAGTGAGTGAGGTACTAACATCTTCAACAAAGAACCATAGAATTTGATATTGGCATTTCGCTCTACCAGCGTAAAaacagtgttatcaaaggcgaaaagcgcaaaaaagctctaaggtcccttggggctttaagcgcaaagcgcaaataaagcgtgggctttaatgaaaaaaggtgcaactggagaaaaagtaaaaatatgtatatgtagtccaagactaataatTATACGTATGAATagcaaatatatggacaaagaaattgcaAAAAAATTATGATAAAGTGAAATATTAATTGTTTAATATCACCTTTTCAGGATTACACTCgttggcaaggaaaagtatgccttagaaCTTTGATGTGACATTAAAGCGCCCacaaagcgaggcgaagcgctcaacatgttttgagcctcgcttcagagcttaagcgcgcctttgacaacactgcgTGAAAATACTATTTTCTGTAAGCAAGCTAGAACTGTCTAACCCCATAGTAGGAATGATGCCCCCAATAAGTCATGCTCTAGTCATTCAATAGTCCTCCGCCTCGACAGGCAAGATATGCCCAgacaaaataaacataatctatgAGCTTAAGTGATTTCTGCATGTGACTGATGACATGAAAGAAGATATGCAAATGCGTTTACATCTTCTAAAAATTTAGTTAGCTTCTTCCGTATCTAAAGAGACAAAAGCATAAGATTTCTCACATTTCCTACTCTAGAAGTTAATCGCCCATAGTCTCCTAAGTCAGGTTGTGCAGCACACAGTACAGggtaattaaacaaaattcaatcACAACTGACTATCAGTTACAAATCATGTTGGTCTTGCCTGGGGTTGATCTATTGGGATGAGACAAATTACATGTTTAGAggacaaaacaaacaaaaagaaaaggagtaTTCCAAGAGAAAATAGCAAAAGCATTCTTACTTACATCTTGCTCCTCAATGTCAGAATCCTCACTCCCATCCATTTGATGTGATTGTAGAGCATCCTTTGTATCAGACGAAACGGGTGATCCAACACTCTTTTGGTCATCCTTCTCAGGACAAGTATCAGCAGGTAGATCGCCAGAAGCTTCAGATGCCACATCGTTCTTTATTGATGAATGGTTATTTTCCAAATAGTCTCCTATACTATGTGCATTTCTTGAAGATGTTTCCCCCATAGGTGCCTTATTATTCGCCTCACCATTACTTTCATTCCGGCCACTGTGGTCAATTGAACTGTCATCTGCCTCAGTTTTCACATGTACACATCCAGCAGAAGTTTGATTATTTATTGTTTTTCCACTAGAAGTAGAAGAACACTGTAGACTTGATCTGTCTTCGCTCATCTTACTGGAGCTGGACAATTTATTAGCTTCGTTGGCTCTAACGACACATGATATATTGTCATCAAGGCCTTCAAGAGATTTGGGATCCTTTAACTTCAAAAATGCTGCACCATCTGAAGTAGCGGATGAAACATCAGAAGTCCTTGCATTTGATTTAATTTCAGCATTTGCAGAAAAAGATAAGTTACTCGAACTTGTGCGGATTACACTGTTTATTTCACTACTCTGTCTAATTTCACATTTTCTCGTCTTATTAGAAGAAGAAACATCATTGACAGAGAAACTTAAACTATTTATCATACCGGTTTCCCCGGAAAACTCATCAACTGTTGATTCCATGAGGCTTTGACTAGTAGGAAAACAAGATGAGCAAGGAGTAGAACACACGTTACACGACCCGGAGACTAGCCTTCCACCAACACTCTGATTCCGAGGACACCGAATGGATTCCTTACTAACTTCAGTTGACACCTGAACACCACAGAGCATTTAAAAAGGAGTTTTCAAGGGGAGGAATCAACAACAGGGAAACTTTGTTCAACAAAAAGAGATTAAGGCAAAAAAAGTGAGTCAAGCATACTAGGAAAAAATCCTTACCGGAAAGCGCATACTAGAAAAGGCCTACTAACAAACTTTTAACATCTCAGGTATCTTAAATGGTATTAACTGAACAGGAGCACTCAGCACCcttctttttcttaaaaacaaaAAGGGAGAATGAATAAGAACGGGCTAGTCCTTCACATTCAAAAGATTCCTCTTAACATTAGTCAAAAACAAAAGTACCTGTTACCAAATCCTAAGATATCAGAGTCTAAGTATATTAAAAGAAAAGATTCAGCCCTTCCTTACTGAAATTATAACTGAATAACAAAAAAATA belongs to Nicotiana tabacum cultivar K326 chromosome 6, ASM71507v2, whole genome shotgun sequence and includes:
- the LOC107760138 gene encoding ASI1-immunoprecipitated protein 2 isoform X1, producing the protein MSKHNKERTLNDLYNVTFTLPQPKITPVLRGSYRMQGPFDEPICNSQTHTVSTEVSKESIRCPRNQSVGGRLVSGSCNVCSTPCSSCFPTSQSLMESTVDEFSGETDGAAFLKLKDPKSLEGLDDNISCVVRANEANKLSSSSKMSEDRSSLQCSSTSSGKTINNQTSAGCVHVKTEADDSSIDHSGRNESNGEANNKAPMGETSSRNAHSIGDYLENNHSSIKNDVASEASGDLPADTCPEKDDQKSVGSPVSSDTKDALQSHQMDGSEDSDIEEQDVKVCDICGDAGREDLLAICCKCTDGAEHTYCMREMLQKVPEGDWMCEECKFDEEMKNRKGDKSVKFDGYRKSYHTGQTAIDDTGVTIKTEAKPSDADGETASDTKISGKRRMDDSEVSSVAKKQAFEPASVSPKTLSPNRLTALSRESSFKNSDKGKLKSVNQISSGGLSVHDTPAWGPRLQTARGTFSKSNSFSSLAAKRKVQLVDEGFLPKQKLVNESAGLDVKESSIRSMSKSMSFRSISTSRNNVSEAKVKMLSPKFSPAQDKGQMQTKERNPFERKSSFRSERSSGTSVPSKTEQRSAFRGDPSPLFSSSNNRDSRPGQLDSKPVSLLKSSGAVARRTPEVSVHSDEAKKQISLTSISTGVPAANKISSSDQRPNQSNARDDPSSISYIAERPTSNTGEGLLDGVSQQRETKNVGERIRENSGRRLKHSGTGTKSLFCQRCKGSGHLTESCTADGPDLSTSDVSAVKNSKEAPNGTSDLKAAIEAAMLRKPGICRKNRVFDQSDDLAMSNTNSETTAQDLPSGSSGRRILPTNEEGYGLSSNSMTGSYKQEISNMRQLSVLAAEALSRAGNAVPILPSDEKSSLVDLDRYSQAAIAILSRTAIPEHEYIWQGAFEVQKNGRTLDLCDGIQAHLSSCASPKVLDTVNKFPQKVLFNEVSRLSTWPIQFQEYGVTEDNIALFFFARDIGSYERCYKTLLENMIRNDMALKANLEGVELLIFPSNRLPEKSQRWNMMFFLWGVFRVKKASCVQHMQATGKPFPLPQAIPKSSMLFPENVRCLGPVDNAASDNVTMDVEVIASKESGCPLVNGNVDSKASQVCKGDSVAVNVEHLEPSSVTIVPTSQLNSSPGRRRYGIFQVGDAGQECKSELQSSSTPAANTWTNVSITEPVPMECGSLVDRQRPSHSVDEAPGRMQEKASMGSTEKGFGSTNGRKFEINLEDEYKDEEASETSGSATTEPTRKVLNSDMLNHLKRPRSVETVMQSVDSGVNLATRSFNDNDIVVEKAPYDKKLKTSVGGSYGNSEQTSCSSDDFLSRMHGSSYGPYLPDTGCDEALSKAAIPECSGSAARYFFPVDPHPVEARSAPWQMHHSDNDRLSDRVPNLELALGGESNLLTQGIPPFLVGKLDKKIIQDQGAETHSLTQGIPPFLVGKVDKRVIQDPSSAKEAIRVEEVEDVSASLSLSLSFPFPEKEQQKGSVSQKEQAMPETKRGNTPLLFFGGLGNK
- the LOC107760138 gene encoding protein PARALOG OF AIPP2 isoform X3, translated to MESTVDEFSGETDGAAFLKLKDPKSLEGLDDNISCVVRANEANKLSSSSKMSEDRSSLQCSSTSSGKTINNQTSAGCVHVKTEADDSSIDHSGRNESNGEANNKAPMGETSSRNAHSIGDYLENNHSSIKNDVASEASGDLPADTCPEKDDQKSVGSPVSSDTKDALQSHQMDGSEDSDIEEQDVKVCDICGDAGREDLLAICCKCTDGAEHTYCMREMLQKVPEGDWMCEECKFDEEMKNRKGDKSVKFDGYRKSYHTGQTAIDDTGVTIKTEAKPSDADGETASDTKISGKRRMDDSEVSSVAKKQAFEPASVSPKTLSPNRLTALSRESSFKNSDKGKLKSVNQISSGGLSVHDTPAWGPRLQTARGTFSKSNSFSSLAAKRKVQLVDEGFLPKQKLVNESAGLDVKESSIRSMSKSMSFRSISTSRNNVSEAKVKMLSPKFSPAQDKGQMQTKERNPFERKSSFRSERSSGTSVPSKTEQRSAFRGDPSPLFSSSNNRDSRPGQLDSKPVSLLKSSGAVARRTPEVSVHSDEAKKQISLTSISTGVPAANKISSSDQRPNQSNARDDPSSISYIAERPTSNTGEGLLDGVSQQRETKNVGERIRENSGRRLKHSGTGTKSLFCQRCKGSGHLTESCTADGPDLSTSDVSAVKNSKEAPNGTSDLKAAIEAAMLRKPGICRKNRVFDQSDDLAMSNTNSETTAQDLPSGSSGRRILPTNEEGYGLSSNSMTGSYKQEISNMRQLSVLAAEALSRAGNAVPILPSDEKSSLVDLDRYSQAAIAILSRTAIPEHEYIWQGAFEVQKNGRTLDLCDGIQAHLSSCASPKVLDTVNKFPQKVLFNEVSRLSTWPIQFQEYGVTEDNIALFFFARDIGSYERCYKTLLENMIRNDMALKANLEGVELLIFPSNRLPEKSQRWNMMFFLWGVFRVKKASCVQHMQATGKPFPLPQAIPKSSMLFPENVRCLGPVDNAASDNVTMDVEVIASKESGCPLVNGNVDSKASQVCKGDSVAVNVEHLEPSSVTIVPTSQLNSSPGRRRYGIFQVGDAGQECKSELQSSSTPAANTWTNVSITEPVPMECGSLVDRQRPSHSVDEAPGRMQEKASMGSTEKGFGSTNGRKFEINLEDEYKDEEASETSGSATTEPTRKVLNSDMLNHLKRPRSVETVMQSVDSGVNLATRSFNDNDIVVEKAPYDKKLKTSVGGSYGNSEQTSCSSDDFLSRMHGSSYGPYLPDTGCDEALSKAAIPECSGSAARYFFPVDPHPVEARSAPWQMHHSDNDRLSDRVPNLELALGGESNLLTQGIPPFLVGKLDKKIIQDQGAETHSLTQGIPPFLVGKVDKRVIQDPSSAKEAIRVEEVEDVSASLSLSLSFPFPEKEQQKGSVSQKEQAMPETKRGNTPLLFFGGLGNK